The following are encoded together in the Pempheris klunzingeri isolate RE-2024b chromosome 24, fPemKlu1.hap1, whole genome shotgun sequence genome:
- the fam171b gene encoding protein FAM171B isoform X2: MPVAERHPPLLLLLLPSLLLISCLDGAVRAAEEGGGLPSSSPGDNGLTPADPTESQFALKVLVRDMVTRQPLLGASVDVYINHTLRSSAQTGDRGEVLLWVAYSPGLSLTLLGRKEGYIPSPLPWSTTKRPIFSAVTLLLLPHSQGNIWLFDDSVLITGKSPDSSCQPRVRFPKNLLTMSEKSNMSSMTAYLTVPQHHLAKDCANCTPGIISRKSVLKNIELRAVAAINVLLYSDGEELQVRGPIQISLPLRHSTHLRAADTVPAWAFNLQTGAWENQGLGIVKAVGDELVWTYTASHLGHWIAAPIPTSNDYLEHGVSLEFISYHTYLLMGILGGTLAVMIGFLSLLLCHCRSSPREPRRRSARFSKLTVVKKDQTTSTHMEEGLLFRSGDNSLASCSVQCEPSSTPRHKANYNIYVEDPGSRPAAPFYENITDRIKGPQPSSHYINSEEVARLREKSEQNRANINSDNFFQDKLVHIYNQPVAIIQAPELFSAQEQQLSGCKSATFPRNGVEYDAHSEPPSKDTYTQTLPKVPHHHSQGGSSPQQSSQDEPQPLETPPQGQGPNAGVWGRYSNLLESSVSVPGTLNEAAGMQAFTSGHGIPSELQGISERTLLELTRGKPLSSHPRAWFVSLDGKPAAQVRHSIIELQNRHRPPSSNDTSLDSGVDMNEPQQSIREAERDRPSLRASSLPHHNRGGRYGEEQDLSSSESGTTATCTPEDPYLRNILDGSSGAIPNIPEERDGMDTSSAQEDSESRGTPPPRRLRKVREKGKTEKRSAKHVREGRPLTKRS; this comes from the exons ATGCCCGTCGCTGAACGCCAcccgccgctgctgctgctcctcctgccgTCGCTGCTTTTGATTTCGTGCCTGGATGGGGCGGTGAGAGCAGCGGAGGAGGGCGGCGgcctgccctcctcctctcccggGGACAATGGCCTCACCCCCGCAGACCCGACCG AGTCCCAGTTTGCCCTGAAGGTCCTGGTGAGGGACATGGTGACCCGTCAGCCGCTGCTGGGAGCTTCGGTGGACGTTTACATTAACCACACCCTGAGGAGCTCTGCCCAGACGGGGGACAGGGGTGAGGTTCTACTCTGGGTAGCGTACAGTCCAGGCCTCAGTCTGACTCTGCTGGGCAGAAAGGAAGGCTACATCCCCAGCCCCCTGCCCTGGAGCACCACCAAGAGACCGA TTTTCTCCGCGgtgacgctgctgctgctccctcacAGTCAGGGGAACATCTGGCTGTTTGACGACTCGGTGCTCATCACTGGGAAGTCACCTG ACAGCTCATGCCAGCCCAGGGTTAGATTCCCCAAGAACCTCCTGACGATGTCTGAGAAGAGCAACATGTCCTCAATGACGGCGTACCTGACTGTACCACAGCACCACCTAGCTAAAGACTGTGCCAACTGCACTCCAGGCATCATCAGCAGAAAATCAG TGTTGAAAAACATCGAGCTGAGGGCGGTGGCAGCCATCAATGTCCTGCTGTACTCCGACGGGGAGGAGCTCCAGGTTCGAGGGCCCATTCAAATCAGCCTGCCTCTCAGACACAGCACGCACCTCAGGGCGGCTGATACTGTGCCAGCCTGGGCCTTCAACCTACAGACAG GTGCCTGGGAGAATCAGGGTCTGGGAATAGTAAAAGCAGTTGGTGATGAGCTGGTTTGGACCTACACCGCTTCCCATCTTGGCCACTGGATCGCTGCCCCCATTCCCACATCAAACG ATTACCTGGAACATGGAGTCTCTTTGGAATTCATATCATACCACACCTACCTGTTGATGGGAATACTGGGAGGAACGCTGGCTGTCATGATTGGATTTCTTTCCTTGctgctgtgtcactgcag AAGTTCTCCTCGAGAGCCCAGGAGGAGGAGCGCACGCTTTTCCAAACTCACGGTGGTGAAAAAAGACCAAACCACCTCCACCCACATGGAAGAGGGCTTATTGTTCCGTTCTGGCGACAACAGCCTCGCTTCCTGCAGCGTCCAGTGTGAACCCTCGTCCACTCCGAGGCACAAGGCCAACTACAACATCTATGTGGAGGATCCAGGGAGCCGCCCAGCAGCTCCTTTTTACGAGAACATCACGGATCGGATCAAAGGTCCCCAGCCGTCGTCTCACTACATCAACAGTGAAGAGGTGGCTCGCCTTCGGGAGAAGTCAGAGCAGAACCGGGCCAACATCAACTCTGACAACTTCTTTCAAGATAAGCTGGTTCATATCTACAACCAGCCAGTGGCTATTATTCAGGCGCCAGAGCTCTTCAGTgctcaggagcagcagctgtcgGGCTGCAAGTCTGCTACTTTCCCCCGCAATGGAGTTGAGTATGACGCTCACTCTGAGCCTCCAAGTAAAGACACCTACACCCAAACACTACCCAAAGTCCCTCACCACCACTCCCAAGGTGGAAGCAGcccacagcagagcagccaaGATGAGCCCCAGCCTCTGGAGACCCCTCCCCAAGGCCAAGGCCCCAACGCCGGTGTGTGGGGACGCTACAGTAACCTCCTTGAATCATCCGTCTCTGTGCCTGGGACTCTTAATGAGGCAGCTGGGATGCAGGCCTTCACCAGCGGACATGGCATACCCAGCGAGCTGCAGGGGATTTCAGAGCGCACCTTGCTGGAGCTGACCCGGGGCAAGCCCTTGTCGTCTCACCCCAGAGCCTGGTTTGTCTCGTTAGACGGGAAGCCAGCCGCCCAGGTTCGCCACTCCATTATTGAGCTCCAGAACCGCCACCGCCCGCCGAGCAGCAACGACACCAGCCTGGACTCAGGGGTGGACATGAACGAGCCTCAGCAGAGTATCCGCGAGGCGGAGCGTGACAGGCCTTCGCTTAGGGCCTCTTCTTTGCCGCACCACAACCGAGGGGGGCGTTACGGTGAGGAGCAGGACCTGAGCAGTAGTGAGAGTGGCACAACAGCCACCTGTACCCCAGAGGACCCTTATCTGAGGAACATTTTAGACGGGAGCAGTGGGGCTATTCCCAACATTCCTGAAGAGCGAGACGGGATGGATACGTCCAGCGCTCAGGAGGACAGCGAGTCGAGAGGTACGCCGCCTCCACGGCGCCTTAGGAAGGTGAGGGAGAAGGGGAAGACGGAAAAGAGGAGTGCCAAGCATGTCCGTGAGGGGAGACCTCTGACCAAGAGAAGTTAG
- the fam171b gene encoding protein FAM171B isoform X1 codes for MPVAERHPPLLLLLLPSLLLISCLDGAVRAAEEGGGLPSSSPGDNGLTPADPTGAGRMPRPSALIAESQFALKVLVRDMVTRQPLLGASVDVYINHTLRSSAQTGDRGEVLLWVAYSPGLSLTLLGRKEGYIPSPLPWSTTKRPIFSAVTLLLLPHSQGNIWLFDDSVLITGKSPDSSCQPRVRFPKNLLTMSEKSNMSSMTAYLTVPQHHLAKDCANCTPGIISRKSVLKNIELRAVAAINVLLYSDGEELQVRGPIQISLPLRHSTHLRAADTVPAWAFNLQTGAWENQGLGIVKAVGDELVWTYTASHLGHWIAAPIPTSNDYLEHGVSLEFISYHTYLLMGILGGTLAVMIGFLSLLLCHCRSSPREPRRRSARFSKLTVVKKDQTTSTHMEEGLLFRSGDNSLASCSVQCEPSSTPRHKANYNIYVEDPGSRPAAPFYENITDRIKGPQPSSHYINSEEVARLREKSEQNRANINSDNFFQDKLVHIYNQPVAIIQAPELFSAQEQQLSGCKSATFPRNGVEYDAHSEPPSKDTYTQTLPKVPHHHSQGGSSPQQSSQDEPQPLETPPQGQGPNAGVWGRYSNLLESSVSVPGTLNEAAGMQAFTSGHGIPSELQGISERTLLELTRGKPLSSHPRAWFVSLDGKPAAQVRHSIIELQNRHRPPSSNDTSLDSGVDMNEPQQSIREAERDRPSLRASSLPHHNRGGRYGEEQDLSSSESGTTATCTPEDPYLRNILDGSSGAIPNIPEERDGMDTSSAQEDSESRGTPPPRRLRKVREKGKTEKRSAKHVREGRPLTKRS; via the exons ATGCCCGTCGCTGAACGCCAcccgccgctgctgctgctcctcctgccgTCGCTGCTTTTGATTTCGTGCCTGGATGGGGCGGTGAGAGCAGCGGAGGAGGGCGGCGgcctgccctcctcctctcccggGGACAATGGCCTCACCCCCGCAGACCCGACCGGCGCGGGGAGGATGCCGCGGCCCTCGGCTCTGATAGCAG AGTCCCAGTTTGCCCTGAAGGTCCTGGTGAGGGACATGGTGACCCGTCAGCCGCTGCTGGGAGCTTCGGTGGACGTTTACATTAACCACACCCTGAGGAGCTCTGCCCAGACGGGGGACAGGGGTGAGGTTCTACTCTGGGTAGCGTACAGTCCAGGCCTCAGTCTGACTCTGCTGGGCAGAAAGGAAGGCTACATCCCCAGCCCCCTGCCCTGGAGCACCACCAAGAGACCGA TTTTCTCCGCGgtgacgctgctgctgctccctcacAGTCAGGGGAACATCTGGCTGTTTGACGACTCGGTGCTCATCACTGGGAAGTCACCTG ACAGCTCATGCCAGCCCAGGGTTAGATTCCCCAAGAACCTCCTGACGATGTCTGAGAAGAGCAACATGTCCTCAATGACGGCGTACCTGACTGTACCACAGCACCACCTAGCTAAAGACTGTGCCAACTGCACTCCAGGCATCATCAGCAGAAAATCAG TGTTGAAAAACATCGAGCTGAGGGCGGTGGCAGCCATCAATGTCCTGCTGTACTCCGACGGGGAGGAGCTCCAGGTTCGAGGGCCCATTCAAATCAGCCTGCCTCTCAGACACAGCACGCACCTCAGGGCGGCTGATACTGTGCCAGCCTGGGCCTTCAACCTACAGACAG GTGCCTGGGAGAATCAGGGTCTGGGAATAGTAAAAGCAGTTGGTGATGAGCTGGTTTGGACCTACACCGCTTCCCATCTTGGCCACTGGATCGCTGCCCCCATTCCCACATCAAACG ATTACCTGGAACATGGAGTCTCTTTGGAATTCATATCATACCACACCTACCTGTTGATGGGAATACTGGGAGGAACGCTGGCTGTCATGATTGGATTTCTTTCCTTGctgctgtgtcactgcag AAGTTCTCCTCGAGAGCCCAGGAGGAGGAGCGCACGCTTTTCCAAACTCACGGTGGTGAAAAAAGACCAAACCACCTCCACCCACATGGAAGAGGGCTTATTGTTCCGTTCTGGCGACAACAGCCTCGCTTCCTGCAGCGTCCAGTGTGAACCCTCGTCCACTCCGAGGCACAAGGCCAACTACAACATCTATGTGGAGGATCCAGGGAGCCGCCCAGCAGCTCCTTTTTACGAGAACATCACGGATCGGATCAAAGGTCCCCAGCCGTCGTCTCACTACATCAACAGTGAAGAGGTGGCTCGCCTTCGGGAGAAGTCAGAGCAGAACCGGGCCAACATCAACTCTGACAACTTCTTTCAAGATAAGCTGGTTCATATCTACAACCAGCCAGTGGCTATTATTCAGGCGCCAGAGCTCTTCAGTgctcaggagcagcagctgtcgGGCTGCAAGTCTGCTACTTTCCCCCGCAATGGAGTTGAGTATGACGCTCACTCTGAGCCTCCAAGTAAAGACACCTACACCCAAACACTACCCAAAGTCCCTCACCACCACTCCCAAGGTGGAAGCAGcccacagcagagcagccaaGATGAGCCCCAGCCTCTGGAGACCCCTCCCCAAGGCCAAGGCCCCAACGCCGGTGTGTGGGGACGCTACAGTAACCTCCTTGAATCATCCGTCTCTGTGCCTGGGACTCTTAATGAGGCAGCTGGGATGCAGGCCTTCACCAGCGGACATGGCATACCCAGCGAGCTGCAGGGGATTTCAGAGCGCACCTTGCTGGAGCTGACCCGGGGCAAGCCCTTGTCGTCTCACCCCAGAGCCTGGTTTGTCTCGTTAGACGGGAAGCCAGCCGCCCAGGTTCGCCACTCCATTATTGAGCTCCAGAACCGCCACCGCCCGCCGAGCAGCAACGACACCAGCCTGGACTCAGGGGTGGACATGAACGAGCCTCAGCAGAGTATCCGCGAGGCGGAGCGTGACAGGCCTTCGCTTAGGGCCTCTTCTTTGCCGCACCACAACCGAGGGGGGCGTTACGGTGAGGAGCAGGACCTGAGCAGTAGTGAGAGTGGCACAACAGCCACCTGTACCCCAGAGGACCCTTATCTGAGGAACATTTTAGACGGGAGCAGTGGGGCTATTCCCAACATTCCTGAAGAGCGAGACGGGATGGATACGTCCAGCGCTCAGGAGGACAGCGAGTCGAGAGGTACGCCGCCTCCACGGCGCCTTAGGAAGGTGAGGGAGAAGGGGAAGACGGAAAAGAGGAGTGCCAAGCATGTCCGTGAGGGGAGACCTCTGACCAAGAGAAGTTAG
- the zswim2 gene encoding LOW QUALITY PROTEIN: E3 ubiquitin-protein ligase ZSWIM2 (The sequence of the model RefSeq protein was modified relative to this genomic sequence to represent the inferred CDS: substituted 1 base at 1 genomic stop codon) → MFKKPAWRNTVSAAVSLHQDQAVMILYFVXFRTTTIFLLKSFGPTGFLLREEGETRNFKVCLGDPHTCTCPVFTKEQEPCKHICWVLLRKFRLPREHEYSFQHGLVERQILEVLHGLHQTKVHRTENYPPAASRTLSQPLTGREAGSVCRKVIQAQDACPICQEELLEKKQPVSYCRFGCGNNIHVSCMRVWADHQRLSDREETVKCPLCREDFSSLKLLQEQVRNAARLFTAAEREKPDRHLGVLCHSCRVCPVTGKCFKCTVCSYLYLQVLVI, encoded by the exons ATGTTCAAAAAACCTGCCTGGAGGAACACAGTCAGCGCTGCAGTGAGTCTGCACCAAGACCAAGctgtcatgatcctgtattttgtctagttcc GGACCACAACGATATTTCTGCTGAAATCCTTCGGCCCGACAGGGTTCCTgctcagagaggagggagagaccaGAAACTTCAAG GTGTGCTTGGGTGACCCACATACGTGCACTTGCCCTGTGTTCACCAAGGAGCAGGAGCCATGCAAACACATCTGCTG GGTTTTACTGCGGAAATTCAGGCTTCCCCGAGAACATGAAT ATTCATTTCAGCATGGGCTTGTAGAGAGACAGATCTTGGAGGTGCTCCATGGTTTACACCAAACCAAAGTCCACCGGACGGAAAATtatcctcctgctgcttctcgAACACTGAGCCAACCACTCACGGGCCGGGAGGCTGGAAGTGTCTGCCGGAAAGTGATCCAAGCCCAGGATGCGTGTCCTATCTGTCAAGAAGAGCTGCTGGAGAAAAAACAGCCTGTGTCTTACTGCAG gTTCGGTTGTGGGAATAACATCCACGTCTCTTGCATGAGGGTGTGGGCGGATCACCAGAGACTCTCAGACAGGGAAGAAACTGTGAAATGCCCTCTGTGCAGGGAGGACTTCAGCTCTTTGAAGTTACTCCAGGAGCAGGTGAGAAACGCAGCGAGGCTCTTCACCGCTGCTGAAAGAGAGAAGCCAGACAGACACCTGGGAGTTCTCTGCCACAGCTGCCGGGTCTGCCCTGTCACTGGCAAGTGTTTCAA ATGCACAGTCTGCAGTTACCTCTATctacaggtgctggtcatataa
- the calcrlb gene encoding calcitonin gene-related peptide type 1 receptor, whose translation MMIRAQMDVNCFMVLLVLCALNKLVLANPEDDYDEHLNHRGEHTSTRNQIATAQYECFQRIVKESHKTNEPQCNTTWDGWLCWDESEAGTIEQSCPDYYKDFDPRAVASKVCTETGEWGRHPESNRTWTNFTNCKANTTHHGTAAMTHFYLVMIGHGLSLVSLLISLGIFFHFKSLSCQRITLHKNLFLSFVLNSLITVVWLTTVVKKQGHTYNDSASCKLLMFIHLYLLSCNYFWMLCEGIYLHTLIVVAVFAEKQHLMWYYLLGWGFPLVPAVIHSIARHCYYNDKCWVSSDTSLLYIIHGPICAALVVNLFFLLNIVRVLITKLRVTHQAESSLYMRAVRATLILIPLLGIQFVLLPYKPQDHWVFEIYMYIMEILMHYQGFLVSTIFCFFNGEVQSVLRRHWNQQRMQFAGTFANADFFRSASYVTSSLTEVHRCYSIESHTEHMNGKSYSDIFRSDSPFV comes from the exons ATGATGATCCGAGCACAGATGGATGTAAACTGCTTCATGGTCCTGCTGGTGCTGTGCGCCCTCAATAAG CTTGTGTTGGCGAACCCTGAAGATGACTATGACGAGCATCTGAACCACCGGGGCGAACACACGTCGACAAGGAACCAAATCGCCACAGCCCAGTACGAATGTTTCCAGCGGATTGTGAAAGaatcacacaaaacaaacg AGCCGCAGTGCAACACGACGTGGGATGGGTGGCTGTGCTGGGATGAAAGTGAAGCTGGAACAATAGAGCAGAGCTGTCCAGACTATTATAAAGACTTTGACCCTCGTG CGGTGGCATCCAAAGTCTGCACAGAGACAGGCGAGTGGGGACGCCACCCAGAGAGCAACAGGACATGGACGAACTTCACAAACTGCAAAGCCAACACCACACATCACGGCACA gCAGCGATGACTCACTTCTACTTGGTTATGATTGGTCACGGTCTGTCGCTGGTATCGTTGCTTATATCATTGGGGATATTCTTCCATTTTAA gagTCTGAGCTGCCAGAGGATAACACTCCACAAaaacctcttcctctccttcgtGCTAAACTCACTCATCACCGTCGTCTGGCTCACAACAGTGGTGAAGAAACAGGGACACACGTATAACGATTCA GCAAGCTGTAAGCTGCTCATGTTCATCCACCTGTACTTGCTGAGCTGCAACTATTTCTGGATGCTTTGTGAGGGCATCTACCTGCACACGCTGATTGTTGTGGCCGTGTTTGCAGAAAAGCAGCATCTCATGTGGTATTATCTCCTGGGGTGGG GTTTCCCACTCGTGCCGGCGGTGATACATTCAATAGCACGACACTGCTACTATAACGACAA ATGTTGGGTCAGCTCAGATACTTCCCTGCTCTACATCATCCACGGCCCCATCTGCGCCGCGTTGGTG GTGAATCTTTTCTTCCTGCTCAACATTGTTCGGGTCCTCATCACCAAGCTGAGGGTGACGCACCAGGCCGAGTCCAGCCTTTACATGAGAGCGGTGAGAGCCACCCTCATCCTCATCCCTCTGCTCGGCATCCAGTTTGTCCTGCTCCCCTACAAGCCCCAGGATCACTGGGTCTTTGAGATCTACATGTACATCATGGAAATCCTCATGCACTACCAG GGTTTCCTGGTTTCTACAATATTCTGCTTCTTCAACGGGGAG GTCCAGAGTGTCCTGCGAAGGCACTGGAATCAACAGCGGATGCAGTTTGCTGGCACGTTCGCCAATGCCGACTTCTTCCGCTCAGCCTCCTACGTGACATCGTCGCTCACGGAGGTCCACCGCTGCTACAGCATCGAAAGCCACACTGAGCACATGAACGGCAAGAGCTACTCAGACATATTCAGATCGGACAGCCCTTTCGTGTGA